GGCCGGTAGGCCAGGTCGAGGGCGTCCGCGGGCAGTTGCAGGGCGGCGGCCGCGGTGTGTTTGAGGACCATCCGCGAGGCGGCGAAACGCAGCCGGCCGGCCGGCGCGGCCGTCTGCCGGTAGCGCGGCCAGTCACGGCCGAGCAGGCCCCGCAGTCCCGGATCCAGCAGCGCGGCCGCCAGCCACTGCCCCCAGGTGGTGTGCACCAGGACGTGACCGCGGCCGGTGAGCTGGTCATGGACCTCCTCCCAGGGACCCTCGGGACCCGCCACGTGCAGCGGCGGCCCGAGCAGCCCCCCGCTGCTCCCCCGCCCCTGCCCGCCCCCCGGACCCACCCGGCCCACCCGGCCCACCAGATCCGCCGGTTCCGCCAGTTCCGCCGGTTCCGGCAGACCCGGGCCGCCCGTACCCGGCCCGCCCGTGCCCGGCCCGTCCGGGGCGGGGACGTCCGGGGCGGGGACGTCCGGGGCGGGGACGTCCGGGTGGGAGGGGTGCGGGCGGGACGACGGGCGGGGGCGGGCGGGGCCGGTGCTGCCCGGGGCGGCCGGGCCGTGTCCGTTCACCACAGCAGCCGGGTCGCGTAGATGTCGCAGTCCACGCCGTGCCGGACCCGGTCGGCGAGTTCCGCCCAGACCTGTTCGCGCGGGTCGGCGGCCGGGCCGGGCAGCGGCACCCCGAGCCGTTCGGTGATGCCCGACAGTGCCAGCAGCGCCCAGTGCGGGCCGCCCAGGAACAGACCGCGCCCGTCGTCGG
This portion of the Streptomyces sp. NBC_01571 genome encodes:
- a CDS encoding 4'-phosphopantetheinyl transferase superfamily protein produces the protein MNGHGPAAPGSTGPARPRPSSRPHPSHPDVPAPDVPAPDVPAPDGPGTGGPGTGGPGLPEPAELAEPADLVGRVGRVGPGGGQGRGSSGGLLGPPLHVAGPEGPWEEVHDQLTGRGHVLVHTTWGQWLAAALLDPGLRGLLGRDWPRYRQTAAPAGRLRFAASRMVLKHTAAAALQLPADALDLAYRPGGRPHLRGLAGTEVSLAHTDELIVVAVSRTGPIGVDAEPVTRRPSFELLHPYVCTPAEAAELAALPEDDRTARLLHLWTLKEAYTKALGHGMRRRFAAFGFSRDEQGRTVLADEPAGAPRWILATHLVHGRYLVSAAHHPLFPVETPSRPAPHPLEETGLPPAATLGWPLPGSSGAQPT